One part of the Rutidosis leptorrhynchoides isolate AG116_Rl617_1_P2 chromosome 1, CSIRO_AGI_Rlap_v1, whole genome shotgun sequence genome encodes these proteins:
- the LOC139885669 gene encoding small ribosomal subunit protein eS21y-like: MQNEEGQNMDLYIPRKCSATNRLITSKDHASVQINIGDLDESGRYVGQFSTFALCGFVRAQGDVDSALDRLWTKKKVEAHQ, encoded by the exons ATGCAGAACGAAGAAGGTCAAAACATGGATCTCTACATCCCAAGGAAGTG CTCTGCTACTAATCGGTTGATCACCTCAAAGGATCATGCATCTGTTCAAATTAACATTGGTGATCTCGATGAGTCCGGCCGATATGTTGGCCAGTTCTCTACATTTGCTCTCTGTGGTTTTGTTCGTGCCCAG GGAGATGTTGACAGTGCACTTGACAGGCTCTGGACAAAGAAGAAAGTTGAGGCTCACCAGTAA